In Babesia bovis T2Bo chromosome 3, whole genome shotgun sequence, the genomic window CATAAGTGGCATAGTCCATCCCATAGAATGCAAATCTTTGGTGCAATGCATACTGTACATCGGGGTATGTCCACGGATGCTCAAGTGGTGGACGCTTGCATACCCTGTGGTTTATTGCACGCCATAGGTATAAACTCCTCGCGAGCGTATTTCGATCCATTGTATGCATTTTGTCGAACTGTTTGCCATTTGCTTCCAAATCTAATGGCGTTCTAGAGTTCACGTCAAACACTTGATCAACGGTTAACGGGTTCCATCGTGGAACACCTAACACAAACGCAATCTGCGCCCAAATAATAGCGACTACAAACATCAtaattacacattaaaaGGCCAGATATAAAAGTGATGAGCGTTATATAGGGTAAACGATCTGTATGTTACAACTGGGTTAATGCCCAGTAGTTAATTACTTATATGATTAATAACGTGTTTAAGTAAAGTTCGAAAACACTTCATTTGGTGAATTTTCATTACATATTTTCCCCATTCTAAGATTTCTAGCTGCACTGCGCAGAATCATCGACTCAAAGTGACACGTGATATTAGATGTGACCGTGAGTTCGAGATGTTAGTTATCAATGGGAGCAACAGCATCTCTGACATACGATGATACATATGATAATAGATGATTAGCTGGATCTTTCGTGTGTACCTGTATCTTCGGGATGGCCGTCCTCTGCGCCGTCCGTTCCGGCACTAAGGGTTTCACAGCGCGCAATCTCCTCGTCCTGCTGCTGTTGCTTAAGCTTTTGCTTACGTATACGCATATAACATGCGTTACACACTGACGTTCCTTTTATATAGCGCCACTGAGGTGTTGTTTTGGCATTGCACATGGCACAAACATAATTATGCCTATTCATTTTAGGCCTTCCAGAGCTTACGTGACGTTTATTGGTTAGCTCCCTTTGTAATCGTGATGTTAATTCGTTATACAGAATCTCTGAGTTGAACCGCGGTGTCCTTTGTGATCCTGGAGGTTCATTGGAGTTTGGGTGGCATACCGACCTGGGCTGCAAGAGATGTGGATCCATGCTACCCATTTGGCCATACCAACCTTTATACTGCATTTGGTCAATCGGTATGTGATGAGATGGTAAAGAAGATGACTTTACAACGCCAGGGGTCATAGTGGAACTCAGACTACGGCGTGGAGTGTATGGCATATACGGTTGTTTGCTATTGTAATACGACTCGTTGGATATGCTGTAACCGGCGGGATATGGCATATTACGCTCTACTGGATACGAGCTGTACATAGAACCACCCATTGGATAATAAGGTGATGTGGCACCGTATCGATAGTTCCCATAGCGAGTCACCGTCCTCGGGTATTGCTGAGCAGTCCCAGGTGGAGTTGTTCCATAGGGAGGTGGTGTCATTTGATAGCCGCACCAGTAGTTGCTACTGGGATCTTCGATAGTTTCATGCGTCCCGGTCATGCTTGGTGCTGAAGTGCCTATCATACCACCAGAGAAACCTCCCGACATAGATCGCGGTATGTTAGTGGCTGGGTCCTTCCCAGTTAACGGGGAGCCATAACCGTCAACGTTCCTTGAGTCGTAGCTATCCGTGGTTCCCATGTGGCCCGTTTGACAGTATTCCTGGGAGTAATCGTAGAGCATAGTACCAGCTTGCATAGGGTCATTCAAGGAACTGTCATCAATATTGCCTTCCGTGTGTACTGTAGTGACGTCATCACAATACTGCTCTCCTATGTCCATGTAACCGGTGGTGATGCCGCATTGCGGATTATGATACTCCTGGTCGTCAGGCTTGTCGCCAAAATCATCCGACAAGACGAAGGAATTGCTCGGTGTAAGACCCTTGCCGTAGACACTGTCACTTCGTTGACCATCGTTATCATATCGCGCTGAATGCCTCTGGCCCAAATCATCCATACCTAcactggatacctatgTAAGATTCCAAGTGGGTCCCTTAGGGTCAAACAGGGACGAGCTGCGAAAGTGGCTCACGTTGCAAAATGGCAACGTCAAGAAAAAGAACACGCATAACGCTGTAACGTGATTGTTATCCTGTTTGTCCCCCGTTAAGTAGCGTGTCCTTAGTGCACATCAAtcaataaaatattttgTCCGCTAGGAATCCGCAGCCGATCACAAATCAACTCTGCTTAATTCAAACAATTGTACTATAAATTATATAGAAAAGATGTATTCGATATGTTGATTAACCGGCTCAACATCAGAAACCCTTCCAAATGTCTCCACAACACGCCTTGCAACTTCACAAGGAGACAGACCATAGACAGCCAAATGAAAAACAACCAGTATGTTTCCAAAACTACGTTTTTAAATTTAAATCAATAAAGAATTCATTTGCTAGTCGCCTTACATGTGTAGAACCCGTAAGGACCAGGTATGAAGCACTGAAAAGGCAAACATCCCTGATCCATGACCTGAAGTCAACCGTAAGCAAAGTACACAAGAACAATTATACACATGTTAAAATGCAAATTAATAACCAATGCTATGCAATTTCCGCAAACGTCTTCAAGTAGATATTACTGCATTTGTAAGTGGAAATGGTTTAAGCATGCCCATTTGCTGACGCGGAGCACTTATGATCAATATCCACGAAAAGCCATAGAGACACCGGGGATTTGTTCCATCATGCCCTGGTGTATGCTTTTGTGTATTAAATACACATATTTAAAAGGAAATTCCTCGTTTCGGCCATATTGATCTCGCATTAATCCAACGCGCGCATACACACGGCACCACGTCGAACCAGAGTTGTGGTCCAAGTGAGGCAACACACGTTATCCATCCGATTATGTATAACCGTATCCGTCCCGGATCTCCGATAATATCACGAAGGACGCGATGCGAATATGGTATCCAGGGCTTCTAAAGACTAGTAAGTGATGGCCAGTGGATACTCCGTGGCCACTGTCTATATGTGTGCCTGCGCATACACGTAATTCACATTATAATCGATCTTCAGTGACCACCTCTTCAAGCTGGTGCTCATAGGTGACAGTGGTGTTGGAAAGTCATGTGTCTTGTTACGCTTTGCTGTGGGTCCATTATTAGGTGTACATCAACGTTATTCCAGGACGACACATTCACTGACAGCTATATAACAACTATAGGTGTGGATTTTGTAGGTCTACATCTGCTTTTATGTCATTACTCCAATAGCGTTTTCGTACCATTGAGGTGGAAGGCAGAAGAGTGAAGTTACAGATTGTAGGTCCTTTGTTCATATTACTATACATTACAGTGGGATACCGCTGGACAGGAGCGATTCAGGACTATAACAAGTGCATACTATCGGGGTGCCGATGCCATTATAATAGTATTTGACATTACAGACAAGGTTAGTTCATGTTACTGCCTAGCAGTTATTACGCAGCTCTCTTTCGAGAATGTACCTTCATGGCTCCAGGAAGTGGAGAAGTTTGCTCCTGATGGAATCCACAAACTGTTGATCGGTAATAAGTCAGATCAAGCTCAAGCACGCGATGTGGATCCCAGTGAGATACAGGTAAGTATACGCCCCTGATAGGAACAGGATGCTAATTGATTACAGGAATTCAGTGAATTGCACTCAACTCCCTACGTTGAAATATCAGCCAAATCCGGTAGCAACGTCGAGGAGGCGTTCGTGTCAGTTGCACGAAGGTTGGTAATAGATCGCCATGGAAAAGACCCGGGCTCCAATCAATCGGTACCACAACCAATATCGCTCAACGATCGTGTGAAAGGTATGTCCCATGATATGCTCTATGGATTCCATAGGTGTTGTTGAAAGCTTATACGGGGGTAACAAGCTATGTTGCAGCTGATGGCACTAACAATGGCTGTGACAATACCTACAAATAATGATATAGCTACCAACATATAAAGGGGCTGGCACTCCCATAATACACGACTAGTAACACTTGTGGTATAATGTAATAATCTGTTTAAGTTAATCGGTCCCGTGTAACCATTGGTGACCTATTAGTTCTTGAGCAGGTACCCTATCTTTGGGGTCTACCCTAAGCATACACAGTAAAAAGTCAGCGAGCGCCTTTGCGGCAACCGGGTTCATCTTGTACTTGCGAATTAATACGCTATCCAGCGGCCACTGCTTCACGCAGTTTATTTCGTTCTCATGCAAGTGGAATCTGACACTGTTCCTTATCATTTCGCTAGGCAGCGGTCCCAGGAGTTCCACAATAAGCTGTAGGTGGTTGAGGTCACGCTCCTGCGTGGTGTTCCCATGTGGGTCGAATAAGTAATCACCAGTATAAAGTtcaaatataatacaggCCAACGACCAAAGGTCAGCGGTTTCGTCGTATCCTATTTTCAGAATCGCTTCGGGCGACCTGTACTGCCTCGTTTGTATTTCATCGGTAAAGTGTTGTTTAATCCAGCACGCATTCCCAAGATCGCAGATCTTGTAAATTGCCTCCGGCCTGTCAAAGCAGGATATGTCAACTGGCTTCAGCTTTAAAATGCCCTGATCGGTTTTGACACTAACCTTCCGTTTAGTTAACTCAGCAAACGGTGGCTTGGGATTCACCTTAGTGGCGACCCATGGGTGATACAACTCAGGGTGTGACGATTTCCCATTGACCTCGCGAAGCGGTTCCGATATTTTGTATGGCACATGGTGATAGGGCATGCGGAACATTGTATCCTGTAGCGCCTCGAGCTCGTCGTAACTCGTGAGACTAGTAGGGTCACTGAAACTAGGCCTGATGGTACATTTTACGTACGACAGGTCCACCTGGCGCTTTCGGGAACTGCTTTGATTAACGCCAGAATCGGTGTCCTTGGGTAAACATGGTACACAGCCGTGAAGCTTGGAAGTTACCAATATGTTCTCCGGCTTTAGGTCCGTATGTATAATACCACAGATGCGATGTAGGTAGTCTAAACCCAGTAAAACGTGCGCAGTGACCTTCCTGATCATATACGAAGGCACGCCCTTGAAGTTGTACAGCTTAATCAGTGATAACAAATTGGGACCCATGGGTTCCAGAACTACACATACATGGGTGCCATTGGGACCCTTTACAGAGAACCAGTTTAAAAATGATACTACACCACACGTGTTGTTATACAACTCGCCAAGTTGCTGTTTGTACGTTGCCCTGGTATCAGTCCAAGTCCTCGTTATAATCTGGTCTCGAACCGTTCTTAACAAAATCATCTCGTCCTTTACAGCATCGGTGTAGTTCTGCGCACTGCGTTGGAACTTGATGGCAACAAATCTTGGATTCTTTTC contains:
- a CDS encoding GTP-binding protein Rab1_ypt1; its protein translation is MVSRASKDYDHLFKLVLIGDSGVGKSCVLLRFADDTFTDSYITTIGVDFRFRTIEVEGRRVKLQIWDTAGQERFRTITSAYYRGADAIIIVFDITDKLSFENVPSWLQEVEKFAPDGIHKLLIGNKSDQAQARDVDPSEIQEFSELHSTPYVEISAKSGSNVEEAFVSVARRLVIDRHGKDPGSNQSVPQPISLNDRVKGVVESLYGGNKLCCS
- a CDS encoding GATA zinc finger family protein, which gives rise to MDDLGQRHSARYDNDGQRSDSVYGKGLTPSNSFVLSDDFGDKPDDQEYHNPQCGITTGYMDIGEQYCDDVTTVHTEGNIDDSSLNDPMQAGTMLYDYSQEYCQTGHMGTTDSYDSRNVDGYGSPLTGKDPATNIPRSMSGGFSGGMIGTSAPSMTGTHETIEDPSSNYWCGYQMTPPPYGTTPPGTAQQYPRTVTRYGNYRYGATSPYYPMGGSMYSSYPVERNMPYPAGYSISNESYYNSKQPYMPYTPRRSLSSTMTPGVVKSSSLPSHHIPIDQMQYKGWYGQMGSMDPHLLQPRSVCHPNSNEPPGSQRTPRFNSEILYNELTSRLQRELTNKRHVSSGRPKMNRHNYVCAMCNAKTTPQWRYIKGTSVCNACYMRIRKQKLKQQQQDEEIARCETLSAGTDGAEDGHPEDTGTHERSS
- a CDS encoding Protein kinase domain family protein, encoding MIKAQGVKRRMGERKSFMVNLVSSLGRMDLSLLKGVVADCENSTEAMAADRDEIHGDVEESESNPNEYVTQEISNDSADKLPTVLDNDALTPDSAIVHMGHQVDTVELNDCTGEPIIDMSCGTLIPPSQHSTNDNTTVATAEVPCDDVHETSDDGDEHDGASVTFDCVLSESEDSNAYVPGGYHPVIEGEVYDDRYRIECKLGWGYFSTVWLAADMCEKNPRFVAIKFQRSAQNYTDAVKDEMILLRTVRDQIITRTWTDTRATYKQQLGELYNNTCGVVSFLNWFSVKGPNGTHVCVVLEPMGPNLLSLIKLYNFKGVPSYMIRKVTAHVLLGLDYLHRICGIIHTDLKPENILVTSKLHGCVPCLPKDTDSGVNQSSSRKRQVDLSYVKCTIRPSFSDPTSLTSYDELEALQDTMFRMPYHHVPYKISEPLREVNGKSSHPELYHPWVATKVNPKPPFAELTKRKVSVKTDQGILKLKPVDISCFDRPEAIYKICDLGNACWIKQHFTDEIQTRQYRSPEAILKIGYDETADLWSLACIIFELYTGDYLFDPHGNTTQERDLNHLQLIVELLGPLPSEMIRNSVRFHLHENEINCVKQWPLDSVLIRKYKMNPVAAKALADFLLCMLRVDPKDRVPAQELIGHQWLHGTD